In Halobacillus amylolyticus, the following proteins share a genomic window:
- a CDS encoding DUF3813 family protein: MENSLFNNAKKAVSRFTQKNREGAHATNQQDMQAAKQAIQSAYSQCSQEEKQQLQQLEQQLDAEHQNMR; encoded by the coding sequence ATGGAAAATTCCCTATTTAATAATGCAAAAAAAGCTGTGAGCCGCTTCACACAGAAAAACCGTGAAGGTGCGCATGCTACGAACCAACAAGATATGCAAGCAGCCAAGCAAGCGATTCAATCTGCATATAGCCAGTGTTCTCAAGAAGAGAAGCAACAGCTACAGCAGTTAGAACAGCAGCTTGATGCTGAACATCAAAACATGCGTTAA